From Triticum aestivum cultivar Chinese Spring chromosome 4A, IWGSC CS RefSeq v2.1, whole genome shotgun sequence, a single genomic window includes:
- the LOC123084190 gene encoding uncharacterized protein, translating into MSMSGGRGKVVVRLEGKQRQGEDAAAAAAVMRRRQQERKLFRKRIVYSTVLSHFAGAPPSLPVFRHFFTLSSFPHRLYSLRGKDAAGAGPLFRQLKGTDARWRKEFFFLSSPAASPWQCPVQWGRPFRSATSDPSLNGPEKAVAASLLRARGGSPIDLTAYLRDSNLAAAKTIVALSPPPPTPQGELLKGAARSPAREATVKSEPDCDAPSWSGKEKKRKRPEHHATGESSASGYLSFPPGFSPHHRKARTTTRTTSKHGKQLHGGDDGDTSGWKAARQLLQGIVTPERQREHAASRPADVVASSYVSLLQTANEVAFSLGYALELEERLRDADELRAELRKVKAELAETKANAVAAAARESRGPRAR; encoded by the exons ATGTCGATGTCGGGTGGGAGAGGGAAggtggtggtgcggctggaggggAAGCAGCGGCAGGGagaagatgcggcggcggcggcggcggtgatgcggcggcggcagcaggagcGGAAGCTATTTAGGAAGAGGATCGT ATATTCAACAGTGCTCTCCCACTTTGCCGGAGCGCCGCCGTCGCTGCCGGTGTTCCGGCACTTCTTCACGCTGTCTTCGTTCCCGCACAGGCTCTACTCCCTCCGCGGCAAAGACGCTGCCGGCGCCGGCCCGCTCTTCCGCCAGTTGAAGGGCACGGACGCGCGGTGGAGGAAGGAGTTCTTCTTCCTGTCGTCACCGGCAGCGTCGCCGTGGCAGTGCCCTGTTCAGTGGGGGAGGCCATTCAGGTCCGCCACGTCTGATCCGTCGCTCAACGGCCCGGAGAAGGCCGTGGCGGCGAGCCTGCTGCGCGCTCGCGGTGGTTCCCCGATCGATCTCACGGCGTATCTCCGCGACAGCAACTTGGCCGCGGCCAAGACCATCGTGGCActatcaccgccgccgccgactcctcaAGGTGAGCTACTCAAAGGAGCAGCGCGCTCGCCAGCGAGGGAGGCTACGGTGAAGAGCGAGCCGGACTGCGATGCGCCGTCGTGGTCCGGAAAAGAGAAGAAGCGGAAGCGGCCGGAGCACCATGCAACCGGCGAGAGCTCAGCGTCGGGGTACCTCTCTTTCCCGCCGGGGTTCTCCCCACATCACCGGAAGGCACGGACCACAACTAGGACTACGAGCAAACACGGGAAGCAACTccacggcggcgacgacggggacacgAGCGGCTGGAAGGCGGCGAGGCAACTGCTGCAGGGCATCGTCACGCCGGAGCGGCAGCGCGAGCACGCGGCGTCCAGGCCGGCCGACGTCGTCGCCTCGAGCTACGTGTCGCTGCTCCAG ACGGCGAACGAGGTGGCCTTCTCGCTGGGTTACGCTCTGGAGCTCGAGGAGAGGCTGAGGGACGCCGACGAGCTGCGGGCGGAGCTGCGCAAGGTGAAGGCCGAGCTCGCCGAGACCAAGGCCAatgccgtggcggcggcggcgcgggagtccCGGGGGCCCAGGGCGCGCTGA